From the Trifolium pratense cultivar HEN17-A07 linkage group LG4, ARS_RC_1.1, whole genome shotgun sequence genome, the window atcaacattacatttGAGTCGCCCTTGAGACGGTGGCTGCCACTCCGTGCGAGTAGTAATCTGATCTTCTTGTTCTGTATGATCCGGTGCATGTAAAGCTTGACATTCATCCCACATAAGCATAGCTTGTAGTCATGTTTCTACCTTCTTTCCACACCaaattgtttctatttttcCATAAGGTCCACATTAAGATTGCCATTCTTCCAGCCACTATTTTACTCTCTTTAGTACAAACATCAAAAATCAATTCTTTCATGTTGTTAAATACTTGCAGCCTTGGGAATATAACATGTTCAAGACCTATTACACACCATGCTTCTTTGCTACCTTCACATTCAAAAAGTACATGCCAATCCTCCTCTTCTACTTGTGAGCACACTGCACATTCTAAAGGACAAGGTACACAGCGATTATGTAGCCTCGGACAAGTCAGTAAACAATCTCTACAAATACGCCTTCACAAGTGTTTTGCTTTTTGAGGAGCTTTAATTTTCCATAGCAGTTTTCACTTCTCATGACTCCATGAAcctttttccttcatcatctttCTATAACCGGACCATACCGAATAAATGCCATCATTTTCTTCCTTCCAAATGACCTTgtcattattaaaaattaattataataccAAAATTATGCTTattcatataaaattttcaaaaatcatcTTTTCATCTCTCATTTTAAATCTTTATTACATCCTCTTCCTCCTCTCTCTCATTCTCTCTCACTCGTAAACACTCATAAATATGCGATCATGATCAATCACaatgaaatattaaaaatttaatcacAAGAATCTTCATTGCTACTCTTATTTCATAGGtgtgaatttttggatttttgctTGTTCTTTATCCCTGCTTTCCTTGCATACGCTAATGTATAtttaaaattctaattttacACTATACGTGAACTTAAATCACGTAAGAATAAGTAAATTAAGTTTTACATATGTTAAGAAAATAATGCTACAATCCGACCCAATGTAAAGTAAATTTACGTATTCCTTATTTTATCACAGTCATAAACCATGTAGCCTTATGTGAAAGAAGCAACACACGATTAAATTATGTTAAAGATTGGCATCTCTGCACActtaaaaaatgacaaaaaatatatgtttaattaatatatttttttaagtaaggtGATAgggataaaattggaagaaaaaatgataatttataagctataagctgcttgaaatagcgtttgaaaaataagatataagctaataaaataagttataaactctttttgaaaaattgttaccaaacaaAGTCATGGTTTTGGCTTACAAGTAGTTGATTAATGGCTTTGATAAGCCAATTAgtatgtaaaattgattttcaagGGGTGTTACTTGAAAAAAGCTTCATGCTATTTGTGCTACTTTAAGTAAGAGCGGTGCTAGGTAGGCACAACCGCTCTAACACACGCCTTTTGCCACTCACTCCACTATTAGATACATATGTAATGAGGTGGGGTTTAGAGATTTTGATCCGTTTATAATTGTTTTGTAACTCAATGAAGAGGTTTCCATTCCTTTGTAGAAATGTTTAGTAGTTCTTTTTGTCAAATATATGAGATATTTTACTCACTCAAAAGTTAATCAGTCAAATAATACATTATGGCCccatttggattagcttatttttgtgcttatgcaaacagtttatgcaatataaattagattttatgttattttataaattcacagtgaaaattatatttttataagctattttatcataaactattttgacaaacttataataatacaaaataattacataaactgtttgcataagctcaaaaataagctaattcaaacagGGCCTATGTGTAGGTCACAACTCGCTATCATAGTAACACACAACTAATGCAGAATCTACACGATTATGGCTAACTTGACAAACTAACTAAACAACAAACATGGGCAACACAAACACACAACAAAAAGCAAAGAAAAGATTAAAACTAGGGAAAACTAATTGACATCTAAAACTAAAGAAATAGTCTATCAAATCAACTAAACCAAAGCTATAAATCAAAAACACAAGGCACTAGATGAAGCCAAAAGACCCACCACCGGCCACCAGCAAGATTAAGCAATAACTCCTAGCAACCACACAGGCAACAACGaacaaatcaaaaacaaaaataatcttCAAAAAACCCCAAATAAAGTTAGGATTTATGCAAGTATGGACTAGATCAGAGAGTTTGAGGACAAGCTTAGTTGTGAAGGGGTTTAGGTGGAGGGTGTCTGAAACTTGGTAGAGTAGTGGCTCACAGATCACAGCAACCACTGTAGAAGAGGCAAGCAACAGAGAATTACACAACCACGGAGGAgatagaaacagaaaataaaacactTTATCTCATGACTCAGAACGGTAAAAGGAGGTAAGAAAGTGGCACTCTATTTATCGGGTGTCTCTATTCTTATCTTCCTCACTTTCCATTCTATATCTATGATGGTTTCTTAAAAATGATTCAGTGCTAGTAAATTTGCTTTAGCTACTCAGTACTAGCAAAATGACTCAACACTAGGGAATGAAAAGATTCCTTCAGGAATAAGTATAGTAGGAACAATAAAAGTTGTATAGTGCAAATTGCAAAAGTCAAAATTCAGCTGATAAAAAACATAAGAAACCAAAATCGTCAATAAACTACAAAGCACTCGAGTCTGATAAATTATTCGAAATAGATTTAAGCAGCAATTGCTTGTTGGGCTGCAGCAGCCCTCTTTCTAGCTTCCTCGATGACGGTTAGCTTAATACCCTTACCCTTAGGGAGAGATACCCATGGCTTTGTTCCCTTACCAATAGTGAACACATTGGCCAAACGAGTTGCAAATTCATGACCAGTAGAATCCTGAACGTGGATTGTCTCGAAGGTTCCCTTATGTTTTTCCCTGTTCTTGATCACTCCGACACGCCCTCTGTTCCTTCCACCAGTAACCATCACAACATTACCAACATCAAATTTGATGAAATCAACAATCTTGTTTTCCTCAAGATCCAGCTTGATGGTGTCATTGGCCCTGATGACAGGGTCTGGGTAGCGGATAGTGCGACCATCATAGGTGTTCAGGTATGGGATACCTTTCTGCCCAAATTGAACTGATCGAACCTTGCAGAGCTTGAACTGTCATGAAAACAACATACAACAAAAACATGTAAAACTAGTGGGGAAAAATACAAAAGTTATTAGGTTGTAACtctaaattcatatataataatattagagACTAGAGATTGATGTGATTAAGGCGCACTATCATTACTTTACGAGAAGcaaaaaaacaacaatgaaaCCTAACACAGTATATGCTATTAAATAAAACATCATATCACTGCAACAGAGGACATGGCGGTTTTTTTCACCACCCACATGGGGACGCAGTGGTGTTTTATGGAAGATATGGCGGAACTTTGCATTCGGCAACCACCATCGATAACACTGTACAATAAAGGGAATAGATGAATAATTGAATACAAGATCTCAGGAAGCAAGTAACCATACCTTTGCCTCATCATCCCTAAGTGAGTGGAGACGGAAACGGCCTTTAGTGTCATAAAGCAGGCGAAAGCTCTCATTAGTTTTAGGAATTGACACAACATCTGTAGAGAGccataaaatttattaaaaactaTAGCATGCCTCTAACAAATCAAAAGAATTACAATACTTCTGTTCCAGGATATAGAAGAATTACATAAACTTCAGCTCAATTTTTTCCCAAATACTAGTTAAACTGTGAAAGAAACTATATCCAGTATTCATCAAAGATATGAATACAGTTAACATTCAACTTCTTCTTTAAATACTCCAGATTCAAATACCGAACTACAATATATCAGAAATCATATAGCTCAGCACAATAATGATgacaatttttatattataaagcACTCAAAATAATTTACAAAGGCAACATTAACAGCACAACATGAATTGAGTTAGCCTATGCTTGGTATCACAGTGGATATGCTAGAATCATGGTGATCCACCGTGATTTTTCAAAATCTACAGAGTGTAGCTTCTGTGAAATCACTTTAGACCACCGTGATTATGGCGTATCCAACATTATACATGGTATTATTCTGGAAATTGTCATGCAACGTACCCATGAATCCAGCTGGATAAGTCTTGTCAGTCCTGACTTTCCCATCAACAAGGACATGACGCTGCATAAGAATAGCAATAACCTCACGGTATGTCAAAGCATACTTCAACCTGTTTCGCAAAATGAGAATGAGTGGAAGACATTCCCTTGACTTGTGTGGTCCAGATGAGGGTTTAGGAGCCTATACAATTCACACATACAAAAAAACCACATCAGCCTTTaataaaacacacataaaaaacCAATTGAAAGCTCCTTAACACCGACACTTCTGATGGAATACATGTCTGGTGTCCAACATGTGCCAATGTCCGACACCAATATATGTGATTACATTCTCActtaattcattttaaaaacgTTTATCGGTGTCGAGTTTGAGCGTTGTGTCCGTACTTCATAGATTGAAAGataataaaaatttcacttaCAAAAGCACCACCCAATTTGTCAAGCATCCAATGCTTGGGGGCATTGAGCCTCTTCAAATGCTTCTTCAATCCTCTTGCCTGTCACAGTCgtaaaaatcatcaaaattcatACTTAGAAAACCCTAATGAAActaatttaaacattaaattcaaCTATGAGTCGATAAATCGCATAGTTTCCTAAACtcccaatttttttgtttaacataaaataaacatcaTGTGCTAGATCCGTGCTTGTTCTAGTTAAatccataataataataataatataaaatatccaaaacatgattaaaatgaaaatacagaaacagaagagaaagaagaaaaatcgGATACGAACCATGTTGTGGGATTTGGGAACTGAGCAGCAAATGCTCCAAAGCTACTTGCGCAACAACAAGAAGAAGTGGAAACAAAACAGAAGAGTGAAGGCGTAAGTAAGTAATGTAACCCTAATCCACGAATGGAGAGATATGGGCTGCGTGACCCGTATATCCTTTAATTTGCAGCCCAACTGagtctaataattttttttcttttataatgtcttgttattttttattgtatagtACTagtatagtaatttttttttatttagggtataataatattttttaggtCCCGtgcatcgcactatatgtgcaggaatCTGAGTTCGAACTcggaacactccacttatttacttttacggtggattttctagtcactaggttacttaaccaatatatatatatatatatatatatatatatatataagtttctggaaaaaaaataaaattattataagatTTTGGTTTAAATGCGGTTTTGGTGTTCCTATATTGGCAaagttgtaattttattttttctatttttaattgcacaattttgatccccgtttcataatttttttatcaacctGAAATTTTGGCCATCCAATtctaaatatttcaaattattctATTTGAATTACCATCATTTTCAAATGTATGTTTGGATTAAGTAATAGAAAATTTAATTGTAAACCTTTTTGGACCACTTTTGCAAATTTGAAAAGTTTTGGGtcaaacttaaaattttaaatatatggaCCAATTTGCCATTTGTGAAAAAAATTCGGGGTTAATTTGCAAGTTATAAATGATTATAGGGGTCaacttgaaaattttgaaatatatgagaggaaaaaatttcaaattcctAAATTTTAGGTGTCATCTGAAATTGCTTAAATTTAACTTGAACGAAATACTTCacaaattttcatcattttgaaaaCTCTTCAAATTAATCATCCAAAAAAGCGATTTTAGATGGAAGAAATTGAATTCCCTAAATaattactttacctcaaaaatattcttcatccaaacacactcatACACATTCAAAAAGATAACCAAATTTCTAGAGTTttcttatttcatttttttttttggcatgtTGAGACATATTTTTCTATgaatgtgttcttgagagaaaaATGACAATCTTTTCTACTCTAAATTGAGGGATCTTTAAGGTGTTTTATGGGGTTTTTGTTTGAAGAGAGTTTTTTTCAAACTTATTTGGGTTTTCATTTGAAAATGTTGTTCTTCACATATGCAATTGGAGTTTCTTGAAGAAGTTGGTTCTTCATTTGTAATTTGACCTTCAATGA encodes:
- the LOC123924109 gene encoding 40S ribosomal protein S4-1-like, yielding MARGLKKHLKRLNAPKHWMLDKLGGAFAPKPSSGPHKSRECLPLILILRNRLKYALTYREVIAILMQRHVLVDGKVRTDKTYPAGFMDVVSIPKTNESFRLLYDTKGRFRLHSLRDDEAKFKLCKVRSVQFGQKGIPYLNTYDGRTIRYPDPVIRANDTIKLDLEENKIVDFIKFDVGNVVMVTGGRNRGRVGVIKNREKHKGTFETIHVQDSTGHEFATRLANVFTIGKGTKPWVSLPKGKGIKLTVIEEARKRAAAAQQAIAA